Proteins from a genomic interval of Streptomyces sp. NBC_00820:
- a CDS encoding sodium:proton antiporter, producing MHVFPYLVAAYVFLTGCHGLATSRNLIHAVGCLAVCQSSTYILLLAVGYRDGGTAPVFSDIRPGSRPLVDPVVQALTLTDIVVGATVTALLLALVLQIAKRHGTVDPDELRELRG from the coding sequence ATGCACGTCTTTCCCTACCTGGTCGCCGCCTACGTCTTCCTGACCGGCTGCCACGGCCTCGCCACCAGCCGGAACCTGATCCACGCGGTCGGCTGTCTCGCCGTGTGCCAGTCGTCCACGTACATCCTGCTGCTGGCGGTCGGCTACCGGGACGGGGGGACCGCGCCGGTCTTCTCCGACATCCGGCCCGGCTCGCGTCCGCTGGTGGATCCCGTCGTCCAGGCCCTCACGCTCACCGACATCGTCGTCGGCGCCACCGTCACCGCGCTGCTGCTCGCGCTGGTCCTGCAGATCGCCAAGCGGCACGGCACGGTCGACCCCGACGAGCTGAGAGAGCTGCGCGGCTGA
- a CDS encoding complex I subunit 5 family protein, which yields MRHLLPLLVAVPLLGAALLVALGRLLPRAAAEITGCAVSAATAALALVLLLDSSPPLVEWVGNWRPVDGRSVGIVLTGDGPALGTAALASLLTCAALAYSWRYFEEPPRGHAGAFPALLLVFQGAMCGFVIAGDLFDLFVFFELMSVVAYVLTGYRIDDAKAVQGAFTFGVVNSCGAYAMLLGIGLLYARTGELGMAMIGRGLDERAPDGGPDALVLAGFVLVLTGLLVKAAAVPFHFWLPDAHAVAPTPVCMLLSGVMVELGVYGVWRVYGTVFSGPGGIPAPDLTRVLVTLGVLTAAVGAVMCWYQRHIKRLLAYSTVAHTGLFLIGLGVLTPEGDDGVALYILGHAGVKAALFACTGALLDRYGSVDEHELHGRAGAMRGFAVMFAVGGLALAGLPPFGTGLGKAVTEEAVGGPLTVVYVIASAITGGAVLRVAARVFLGLGPRPEDAAEETGGSDEQPETGGILSRVPDSMTAVPAVLLAGALAVGVAPGFGDLVARSVNEAGSGGAHAFAHWTAHGVLLDLLATALAAGLAALAVTRPHRVAAPDWALPLRRVQSGHIGDYVAWLLIGTTTLAALALPAVVGG from the coding sequence ATGCGTCACCTGCTTCCACTGCTCGTCGCCGTACCGCTGCTCGGCGCCGCCCTGCTGGTGGCCCTGGGCCGCCTGCTGCCGCGGGCCGCCGCGGAGATCACCGGGTGCGCGGTCTCCGCGGCCACCGCCGCCCTCGCCCTGGTGCTGCTCCTCGACTCCTCGCCGCCGCTGGTCGAATGGGTCGGGAACTGGCGCCCGGTCGACGGGCGGAGCGTCGGCATCGTGCTGACCGGGGACGGTCCCGCCCTCGGCACGGCCGCGCTCGCCTCGTTGCTGACGTGCGCGGCACTCGCCTACTCCTGGCGCTACTTCGAGGAGCCGCCTCGCGGTCACGCCGGCGCGTTCCCGGCTCTGCTGCTGGTCTTCCAGGGGGCCATGTGCGGCTTCGTGATCGCCGGGGACCTGTTCGACCTCTTCGTCTTCTTCGAGCTGATGAGCGTCGTCGCCTACGTGCTGACGGGCTACCGCATCGACGACGCCAAGGCGGTGCAGGGCGCGTTCACCTTCGGCGTCGTCAACTCCTGCGGCGCGTACGCGATGTTGCTGGGCATCGGCCTGCTGTACGCCAGGACCGGCGAACTGGGGATGGCGATGATCGGACGCGGCCTCGACGAGAGGGCCCCGGACGGCGGCCCGGACGCGCTGGTCCTCGCCGGGTTCGTGCTGGTGCTGACCGGACTGCTGGTCAAGGCGGCCGCCGTCCCCTTCCACTTCTGGCTCCCCGACGCACACGCCGTCGCCCCCACCCCGGTGTGCATGCTGCTGTCCGGCGTGATGGTGGAACTGGGCGTCTACGGCGTCTGGCGGGTCTACGGCACCGTCTTCTCCGGCCCCGGCGGCATCCCGGCCCCCGACCTGACCCGGGTCCTGGTCACCCTCGGCGTGCTCACGGCCGCCGTCGGCGCGGTCATGTGCTGGTACCAGCGGCACATCAAACGCCTGCTGGCCTACTCCACCGTCGCGCACACCGGCCTGTTCCTGATCGGGCTCGGCGTGCTCACTCCCGAGGGCGACGACGGGGTCGCGCTGTACATCCTCGGCCACGCCGGGGTGAAGGCCGCGCTGTTCGCCTGCACCGGCGCCCTCCTCGACCGCTACGGCAGCGTCGACGAGCACGAACTGCACGGCAGAGCCGGGGCGATGCGCGGGTTCGCGGTGATGTTCGCGGTGGGCGGCCTCGCCCTGGCCGGCCTGCCGCCGTTCGGTACCGGGCTCGGCAAGGCCGTCACCGAGGAGGCGGTCGGCGGTCCGCTCACCGTCGTCTACGTGATCGCCTCCGCGATCACCGGGGGTGCCGTGCTGCGGGTCGCCGCCCGCGTGTTCCTGGGACTCGGGCCGCGCCCGGAGGACGCCGCGGAGGAGACCGGCGGCTCCGACGAGCAGCCGGAGACCGGCGGCATCCTCAGCCGCGTCCCGGACAGCATGACCGCGGTGCCCGCCGTGCTGCTCGCCGGCGCCCTCGCCGTCGGCGTGGCCCCCGGCTTCGGCGATCTGGTCGCCCGCTCGGTCAACGAGGCCGGTTCCGGCGGCGCCCACGCCTTCGCGCACTGGACGGCACACGGCGTCCTGCTGGACCTCCTCGCCACGGCCCTGGCCGCGGGCCTCGCCGCCCTGGCCGTCACCCGCCCGCACCGGGTCGCCGCCCCCGACTGGGCCCTGCCCCTGCGCCGCGTACAGTCGGGCCACATCGGCGACTACGTCGCCTGGCTCCTGATCGGCACCACCACACTGGCCGCGCTGGCCCTGCCGGCGGTGGTGGGCGGGTGA
- a CDS encoding DUF4230 domain-containing protein: MTTSVRRPPRRMPGWAKVLAALALVLALLFAGIRLAVLPGIKDLFGTESHDRSGPALLKSIQDMSRYDAASGNFQVVVDLEKDAKYLPDAIRGTRTLYVGAGTVDAYVDLGKLGEKDVTVNSDRTKATLRLPHARLGKPALDPDRSYAVSKQRGLLDRIGDLFSDNPNGEQAVQKLAVKHIGEAANDSELTARAETNTTDMLQGLLRSLGFKEVRVSYDP; the protein is encoded by the coding sequence GACGCCCGCCCCGGCGCATGCCCGGCTGGGCCAAGGTCCTGGCAGCGCTCGCGCTGGTGCTCGCGTTACTGTTCGCCGGGATCCGGCTGGCCGTACTGCCGGGCATCAAGGACCTGTTCGGCACCGAGTCCCACGACCGTTCCGGCCCCGCGCTCCTGAAGTCGATCCAGGACATGAGCCGTTACGACGCCGCCTCGGGCAACTTCCAGGTCGTGGTGGACCTGGAGAAGGACGCCAAGTACCTGCCCGACGCGATCCGCGGCACCCGCACCCTGTACGTCGGCGCCGGCACCGTGGACGCGTATGTCGACCTCGGCAAGTTGGGCGAGAAGGACGTGACGGTCAACTCCGACCGCACGAAAGCCACCCTGCGGCTGCCGCACGCCCGGCTCGGCAAACCGGCCCTGGACCCCGACCGGTCCTACGCCGTCTCCAAACAGCGCGGGCTGCTCGACCGCATCGGCGACCTGTTCTCGGACAACCCCAACGGCGAGCAGGCGGTGCAGAAACTCGCCGTGAAACACATCGGCGAAGCCGCGAACGACAGCGAGCTGACCGCCCGGGCCGAGACCAACACCACCGACATGCTCCAGGGCCTGCTGCGCTCCCTCGGCTTCAAGGAGGTACGCGTCTCCTACGACCCCTGA